DNA from Acetobacter aceti NBRC 14818:
GCCTGCTGACCATCACCGACGATGGCACCGGCATGACCAAGGAAGAACTGGTCAACAATCTCGGCACCATTGCCCGTTCCGGCACCCGCGCCTTTGGCAAGGAGCTTGAGAGCGCAAAGCCTGAGGACAAGCCGAACCTGATTGGTCAGTTTGGTGTTGGTTTCTATGCCGCTTTCATGGTGGCGGATCGCGTGGAAGTTGTCTCCCGTCGCGCCGGATCAGATGAGGCGTGGAAATGGACCTCGGACGGGAAGGGATCTTACGAGCTTGCCCCTGCGACCCGCGATAAGCCGGGCACGGATATCACGCTGCACATTAAGGAAGATGCTGACGAATTCCTTGATTCGTGGCGTTTGCAGGAAATCATCCGCAAGTGGGCCGACCATATTGCGTGGCCTGTGACCATCGTGAAGGACGGCGAGGAAAGCCCCGCCAACGAAGGCACGGCTCTGTGGCGCAAGCCAAAGAGCGAAGTGACGGAAGAACAGTATAACGAGTTCTACCGTCACGTTTCCCATAACTTCGATACACCGTGGGACACGCTGCACTGGCGCGCGGAAGGCACGATCGAATTCAGCGCGCTGCTGTTCATTCCTGGTTCACGTCCGTTCGAGTTTGGCGATCCAGCTCGCGAGAGCAAGATTCGCCTGCATGTGAAGCGGATGTTCATCACGGACGACGCTGCCCTGGTTCCGGCATGGATGCGCTTCGTCGTCGGCGTGGTGGACACGGAAGACCTGCCGCTGAACGTGTCGCGTGAGATGTTGCAGGCGACGCCGGTTCTGGCCCGTATCCGCAAGGCCGTGACGGGTCGTGTGCTGAACGAGATCAAGAAGCGCTCTTCGGACAATGCCGAGTTCCTGAAATTCTGGGAAAACTTCGGCTCGATCGTGAAGGAAGGCATCTGGGAAGATGCCGAGCACCGCACGGAGCTGGCTGGTCTGGCGCGTTTCCGTTCCAGCGCTGTGAAAGCGGAAGAGGACAAGCCGGAGTCCGGTTGGACGACGCTGGCCGATTATATCAGCCGCATGAAGCCTGAGCAGGACGCGATCTATTACCTGACAGGCGATAATGAGGATGCAGTCGCCAACTCGCCGCAGCTTGAGGGTTTCCGGGCGCGTGGTCTGGAAGTGCTACTGCTGTCCGAGCCGGTCGATTCCTTCTGGCCGGATCGTCTGACCAGTTTCGAAGGCAAGACGCTGAAGAGCGTCACGCAGGGCGCGGCCGATCTGGAGAAGTTCGTTGTCGAAGGCGAAGCCGCAACGGGCGAAGCCGCTGACATGGACATTCTGCTTCCGGCGCTGAAAGAGGCGCTGGGCGCTGAAGTATCCGATGTGCGCGGAACGGATCGTCTGGTCTCCAGCGCCGTCGTGCTGGCGGCGTCCGAGAATGGTCCGGACCTTCAGTTGCAGAAGCTGATGCGTCGTAGCGGTCAGAAGCTGCCGGAGTCGGCTCCGGTTCTGGAGCTGAATCCGCGCAACCCGCTGGTGCTCGAACTGGCGCGCAAGGCGGCTGAGAAAAGCCCGGCTCTGGGTGATCTGGCCCGCGTGCTTCTGGATGTCGCCCGTATTCAGGACGGCGAGAATCCAAAAGATCCGACCGCTTTCGCACAGCGTCTGACCGGTCTGCTGACCGTCGCAGCGAAGGGCGAATAAAGCGACGCCCTTTATTGGGCTATGAAATGGCGGATGGGATCATGTTCCATCCGCCTTTTTTGTTGGGGATCTGTCTCGTCATCCTAAATTAAGCCTGATTGCCGATTGTGTAATGTCTGCACACGTTCCGCCAGAAACGTGTGGGAATGTGGAGCGTTCTGTCTGGCGATACCATCAGTGAGGAACCTGGGCTTGAGTGGTGACGGAACAGACCGGCTGACCGCAGCTTCCGAAAGGGACTTTGTTTCTGCGCTGACGCAGGCGGAGGATGATCTGGATAAAGGTGATATTGGAGCGGTCATTGCTGACTGCGCGCGCGCGTTCGATAAGTGGCCGGATATTCGTTTTCTGCGTCAGACCCTGCTGAAAGCGTGTGAGACGGCCAACGCGCAGGAACGGAAAGCGATCTGCGATCTGCTTCTGCGGACGGAAATGCGTGATGCGGCACAGGATGCGGACATTGCGGCTGCCCTGTTTAATGAAGGCCGATTTGAAGAAGCGCTTCCTCTGCTCCGCGATGTGGTGCATGGCCTGAAGGGCGAGCGTTTTTCTGCCTGGAACTACATCCGCAGTCTCGAAGCGACAGGTCGGTATGACGAGCTGATCGACAGCGCAGATTTTCTGGATGAGCTGGCGGCAGCTCAGGGTGGGCGTATCTCGCTTTACAGCCAGTTAGCCAATGCCCGGCTGGCAAAAACCTTTCAGCGTAAAATTCTTTTGCAGGATCTGGAGAACGCCGGGAAGTCAGAGCTCTGGCTGTCGCCTGATCGGGTCGGGATAATGATTCGGGAAGCCGTGCAGGTCGGTGAGCCGTTCTCACTGGTCAGCATGGGATATGACGAAGCGAAAATCGTCTGTGCGACCAGCCTTCACGCTTCACTCTTGTTGCGTCCGGTTGAAATGACCGAGATGGCGGAAGCGGTGTGGCAGAGAGTGTCCGATACGGCTTTTTCCGATTGCGCACCCAGCACGCAGGCAAGACTGGGCCGGGGATACCGGCAGGGGGCACGAGAGGCTGTGATTCTGTGTCTGCCGTCGTCCGACATCCTGCAGAACGACAGAGAGCATTTTGGTTTCTTTGCTGAGCAGGACCGGGAAGTCCGTGTCGGTCGTTACAAGCCCTGCGCTGGACTCGATGTAATGCCTGCTCTCGCTGCTGCTGATCCGGGCCTGTGTTCCTTGCTGGGTGATCTGCCATTCGCAGGAATCGTTACCACGCATGAGGGACTTGCTTCGCGGATCGCGGAAACATGCCGTCTGGGGACGGCGAATGAGGTGTTCCTGCAGCGGAATGGTCTGGATGAGATGTTGACCCAGATTGATGAAGTCTGGGTGCCATATCCGGGAGCAGTCTTTTTGGTCGCGGCTGGAGCGCTTGGCCCTTATGCCTGCGGCCAGATTGTCGCCAAAGGTGGAATCGCCCTGGATGTCGAGTCCTGCGTGGGGACATGGGCCGCCTGACCGCGTCACAGTCAGGCGGAGCAGTTCGGTTTTTTGCTGCTGTCAGTCGCTCTGCAAAGCTTCGCGTCTTGTTTCCAGTTCCAGCCACAGCTCTTCCGCTGTCGTCAGGTCCCGTTCAGCGGAATCCAGCGCCTCGCTC
Protein-coding regions in this window:
- the htpG gene encoding molecular chaperone HtpG, whose amino-acid sequence is MTEQETTNPSSSAEKHEFSAEVGRLLDLVVHSLYSEREIFLRELVANAADATDRRRFEALTDGARALPEDAKIRINPDKDARLLTITDDGTGMTKEELVNNLGTIARSGTRAFGKELESAKPEDKPNLIGQFGVGFYAAFMVADRVEVVSRRAGSDEAWKWTSDGKGSYELAPATRDKPGTDITLHIKEDADEFLDSWRLQEIIRKWADHIAWPVTIVKDGEESPANEGTALWRKPKSEVTEEQYNEFYRHVSHNFDTPWDTLHWRAEGTIEFSALLFIPGSRPFEFGDPARESKIRLHVKRMFITDDAALVPAWMRFVVGVVDTEDLPLNVSREMLQATPVLARIRKAVTGRVLNEIKKRSSDNAEFLKFWENFGSIVKEGIWEDAEHRTELAGLARFRSSAVKAEEDKPESGWTTLADYISRMKPEQDAIYYLTGDNEDAVANSPQLEGFRARGLEVLLLSEPVDSFWPDRLTSFEGKTLKSVTQGAADLEKFVVEGEAATGEAADMDILLPALKEALGAEVSDVRGTDRLVSSAVVLAASENGPDLQLQKLMRRSGQKLPESAPVLELNPRNPLVLELARKAAEKSPALGDLARVLLDVARIQDGENPKDPTAFAQRLTGLLTVAAKGE